In Triticum aestivum cultivar Chinese Spring chromosome 5B, IWGSC CS RefSeq v2.1, whole genome shotgun sequence, the following proteins share a genomic window:
- the LOC123111519 gene encoding probable plastid-lipid-associated protein 2, chloroplastic has translation MAGVASLNAVSLFAPSPQAPGATAARGRLLVPAARRFPSLRAARRVVAARAAPVDADDEWGKEPAVGGTAVAEAPSEAAAAASEVAALKLKLKAALYGTERGLRASSETRAEVVELITQLEARNPTPAPTEALTLLNGKWILAYTSFSQLFPLLGSGRLQALVKVDEISQTIDSENFGVQNCIKFSGPLASTSVSTNAKFEIRSPKRVQIKFEEGIIGTPQLTDSIVLPEKFEFFGQNIDLSPLSGIFTSIENAASSVAKTISGQPPLKIPFRSESAGSWLLTTYLDAELRISRGDGSSIFVLFKEGSSLSI, from the exons ATGGCGGGAGTAGCGTCCCTCAACGCCGTGTCCCTGTTCGCGCCGTCGCCCCAGGCCCCGGGGGCGACCGCCGCCCGCGGCCGCCTCCTCGTCCCGGCGGCCCGTCGCTTCCCGTCGCTGCGGGCCGCGCGGCGCGTcgtcgcggcgcgggcggcgcccgTGGACGCCGACGACGAGTGGGGGAAGGAGCCGGCGGTGGGAgggacggcggtggcggaggcgccctcggaggcggccgcggccgcgAGCGAGGTGGCGGCGCTCAAGCTGAAGCTCAAGGCGGCGCTGTACGGGACGGAGCGCGGCCTGCGCGCGTCCAGCGAGACGCGGGCGGAGGTGGTCGAGCTCATCACGCAGCTCGAGGCGCGCAACCCCACGCCGGCGCCCACCGAGGCGCTCACCCTCCTCAACGGCAAGTGGATCCTCGC GTACACATCATTTTCGCAATTGTTCCCACTGTTGGGGTCTGGAAGGCTACAAGCTCTTGTCAAGGTGGACGAAATATCACAGACTATTGATTCCGAGAACTTTGGGGTGCAGAACTGCATCAAGTTTTCAGGACCTTTGGCGTCAACTTCAGTGTCCACCAATGCCAAATTTGAAATTAGAAGCCCCAAACGTGTACAG ATCAAATTTGAAGAAGGCATCATCGGCACTCCACAGCTGACTGATTCCATCGTACTGCCAGAGAAGTTTGAATTCTTTGGACAGAACATTGACCTGAGCCCGTTGAGCGGCATATTTACTTCGATCGAGAACGCAGCGTCCTCCGTCGCCAAGACCATCTCCGGTCAGCCTCCGCTGAAGATTCCTTTCAGGAGCGAGAGCGCTGGGTCCTGGCTGCTCACAACCTACCTTGATGCTGAGCTTAGAATCTCAAGAGGAGACGGCAGCAGCATCTTTGTGCTGTTCAAGGAAGGAAGCTCGCTCTCAATATAG